The following coding sequences lie in one Arthrobacter sp. PGP41 genomic window:
- a CDS encoding phospholipase D family protein — protein MDSTAGYWFLGAAEWGNAAADVHAGKVGSPSWSEGNLVRPLIHGATYFARLHEELSALQAGDRVWFTDWRGDGDEKLTADGPAIGELLARLARDGVEVRGLVWRSHGERVSAPMSNLSNEHLSRQINDAGGEVLLDQRVRLFGCHHQKLFVIRNRNDPSRDIAFVGGIDLSHSRRDDADHMGDPQSVEMDPRYGKQPPWHDAALELRGPVVADVLKLFAERWDDPHPLDRRTPYRMLLQRLADMPRHPEPLPETAPPPPPAGPHAVQLLRTYGVKHPPFPFAPDGERSVARAYTKAFGLARSLIYIEDQYLWSAEVAAGIAGALEQNPGLNVIAVVPRYPDSDGPLGGPPKRLGQLRAIERMRRVAPDRFGVFNLENRAGTPIYVHAKICIIDDTWFTCGSDNFNRRSWTTDSELTCAVIDTSAGQGEAPGAGTGPGTSPGTGPGASSPLAQGLRRQLWAEHLGLDQDDPRLSDPADGLGLWNAAADALDEWHKTDRLSPRPGGHARHHTTHPVTRLQRLWADPAYRFLVDPDGRPRKLRGTTRF, from the coding sequence GTGGACAGTACTGCTGGTTACTGGTTCTTGGGTGCCGCCGAGTGGGGCAATGCGGCTGCCGACGTGCACGCCGGCAAAGTAGGATCGCCCTCCTGGTCGGAGGGCAACCTGGTGCGGCCCCTGATTCACGGTGCCACCTATTTCGCCCGGCTGCATGAGGAGCTCTCGGCCCTGCAAGCGGGAGACCGTGTGTGGTTCACCGACTGGCGTGGCGACGGCGACGAAAAGCTTACGGCGGACGGGCCGGCCATCGGAGAGTTGCTGGCGCGGCTTGCCCGGGACGGAGTGGAAGTGCGCGGCCTCGTGTGGAGGTCACACGGAGAACGCGTGTCCGCCCCCATGAGCAACCTGTCCAACGAGCACCTCAGCCGCCAGATCAACGACGCCGGCGGCGAGGTGCTGCTGGACCAGCGGGTGCGGCTCTTCGGCTGCCATCACCAGAAACTGTTCGTCATCCGCAACCGTAATGACCCTTCCCGGGACATCGCATTCGTTGGCGGGATCGATCTTTCCCACAGCCGCCGGGACGACGCCGATCATATGGGAGACCCGCAGTCGGTGGAGATGGATCCCCGGTACGGGAAACAGCCTCCATGGCACGATGCTGCCCTGGAACTGCGCGGCCCGGTGGTGGCGGATGTGCTGAAGCTGTTCGCGGAAAGGTGGGACGACCCCCATCCCCTGGACCGGCGCACTCCGTACCGGATGCTGCTGCAGCGCCTGGCGGATATGCCGCGGCACCCCGAGCCCCTGCCGGAGACTGCGCCGCCACCGCCGCCGGCCGGCCCGCACGCCGTGCAGCTGCTGCGCACCTACGGCGTGAAGCATCCGCCGTTCCCGTTCGCACCCGATGGTGAACGGAGCGTTGCCCGGGCCTACACAAAAGCATTCGGCCTGGCCCGCTCCTTGATTTACATCGAGGACCAGTACCTGTGGTCTGCTGAGGTGGCGGCCGGTATCGCAGGGGCCCTCGAACAGAACCCAGGGTTGAATGTGATCGCCGTGGTACCGCGCTACCCGGACTCCGACGGTCCGCTGGGAGGGCCGCCCAAGCGGCTCGGCCAGCTGCGCGCCATCGAAAGGATGCGCCGCGTGGCTCCCGACAGATTCGGCGTGTTCAACCTGGAGAACAGGGCCGGGACACCGATCTATGTCCATGCCAAGATCTGCATCATCGACGACACCTGGTTCACGTGCGGATCGGACAACTTCAACCGGCGGTCCTGGACCACGGACAGCGAGCTTACCTGCGCGGTCATCGACACCTCCGCTGGCCAGGGGGAGGCGCCCGGCGCAGGCACTGGCCCGGGCACCAGTCCCGGCACTGGTCCCGGGGCTTCCAGTCCGCTGGCCCAGGGGCTGCGGCGGCAGCTCTGGGCCGAGCACCTGGGCCTGGACCAGGATGACCCCCGGCTGAGCGATCCGGCGGACGGCCTCGGCCTGTGGAATGCCGCTGCCGATGCCCTGGATGAATGGCACAAAACTGACCGCCTCTCGCCCCGCCCCGGGGGTCACGCGCGGCACCACACCACACACCCGGTCACACGCCTGCAGCGCCTCTGGGCGGATCCTGCGTACCGCTTTTTGGTGGACCCGGACGGCCGCCCCCGCAAACTGCGCGGGACTACACGGTTTTAG
- a CDS encoding OsmC family protein produces the protein MSSSRIAEAIKSAKEFLGAHTDEARYRDSTASAVVMEGLRIRVTGTDGSSLETDMVAGVGGTGSAPSPGWLFRAAYASCAATLMVMRAAEQGVELPGLQVDVDSESDDRGILGISEDVSAGPVSMRVAVRVGPAADEAAVRRIVEWGLKHCPVDDAVRRPIPVELDLQVG, from the coding sequence ATGAGCAGCTCCCGAATTGCCGAAGCAATCAAGTCGGCCAAAGAATTTCTGGGCGCCCATACTGACGAGGCGCGCTACCGCGATTCGACCGCGTCGGCCGTTGTGATGGAAGGCCTCCGCATCCGGGTCACAGGAACGGATGGCTCCTCCCTGGAGACCGATATGGTCGCTGGCGTGGGTGGAACCGGTTCGGCACCGTCGCCCGGCTGGCTCTTCCGCGCTGCCTATGCCTCGTGCGCCGCAACCCTGATGGTGATGCGTGCTGCCGAGCAGGGCGTGGAACTGCCCGGGCTGCAGGTCGACGTGGACAGTGAGTCTGACGACCGAGGCATCCTGGGCATCTCCGAGGACGTCAGCGCCGGCCCGGTCAGCATGCGGGTGGCGGTTCGGGTAGGGCCTGCAGCCGATGAGGCGGCTGTTCGGAGGATTGTCGAGTGGGGCCTGAAGCATTGCCCGGTCGATGATGCCGTCCGCAGGCCCATCCCCGTGGAGCTCGACCTCCAGGTCGGTTAG